A genomic region of Cannabis sativa cultivar Pink pepper isolate KNU-18-1 chromosome 1, ASM2916894v1, whole genome shotgun sequence contains the following coding sequences:
- the LOC115704326 gene encoding L-type lectin-domain containing receptor kinase S.4-like codes for MEGCLANQYLGLPNVTSNSQSSTRMIAIEFDAIQNQDLQDINDNHVGIDISSLVSNISVPAAYYNTNDGNDSKYTTIILKSGDSLQAWIDYDSLQELLNVSISPLGMGRPPRPLISFPIDLSQVLEEYMYIGFSASTGLLSAAHNVHGWSFKIGERAQDLDPTELPTLSSSSNEVVQQKGFKVGITFASITIFILVIFAGAYIIRRIKSKDEILEDWEIEYGAQRFKYSELHFATRGFREKNFIGSGGFGSVYKGVVPSTGREVAVKRISNNSRQGIREFVAEITSMGKLRHRNLVQLHGWCRRQDDLLLVYDYVPNGSLDKLLFDNENQKKKLSWEERYKILNDVAQALLYLHEECQEMVVHRDLKPSNILIDEGLNAKLGDFGLARTYEHGHNPDTTNIVGTLGYMAPELTRTGRATPSTDVYSYGTLLLEVACGRRPIEPYKNAGEIVLVDWVREQHCGGDITRAVDQTLDNYNSEEVSLVLNLGLLCSHPHPACRPSMRRIVQYLLRHANLPALATDIHIDHPRVMIEHSDSSSDDSHQSCSRMT; via the coding sequence ATGGAAGGTTGCCTTGCAAACCAGTATCTTGGCCTCCCTAACGTCACTAGCAATTCTCAATCTTCCACTCGTATGATCGCCATAGAATTTGATGCCATTCAGAATCAAGATTTACAGGACATCAACGATAATCATGTGGGGATAGACATATCCAGCTTGGTGTCCAACATATCTGTGCCTGCAGCATACTACAATACAAATGATGGTAATGACAGCAAATATACCACAATAATTCTCAAGAGTGGTGACTCTCTTCAGGCCTGGATTGACTATGACAGCCTGCAGGAGTTGCTAAATGTTTCAATATCTCCTCTTGGTATGGGGAGGCCACCACGGCCTCTTATATCATTTCCCATTGATCTTTCACAGGTGTTGGAGGAATACATGTACATTGGCTTCTCTGCTTCGACTGGTTTACTCTCTGCTGCTCACAATGTCCATGGCTGGAGCTTTAAGATCGGCGAAAGAGCACAGGATTTGGACCCGACAGAGCTGCCAACTTTGTCATCAAGTTCTAACGAGGTAGTCCAACAGAAAGGATTTAAAGTAGGCATAACTTTTGCTAgcattacaatttttattttggtcATCTTTGCTGGTGCCTATATTATACGCAGAATAAAAAGCAAAGATGAGATTCTAGAAGATTGGGAAATTGAATATGGAGCTCAGAGATTTAAGTACTCTGAGCTTCACTTTGCTACTAGGGGTTTTAGAGAGAAGAACTTTATAGGATCTGGAGGATTTGGGAGTGTCTATAAGGGGGTGGTTCCCAGTACAGGAAGAGAAGTAGCTGTAAAGCGAATTTCTAACAATTCCCGTCAAGGAATTAGAGAATTTGTAGCAGAAATAACAAGCATGGGAAAGCTGAGACATCGAAATCTTGTGCAGTTACATGGGTGGTGTCGAAGACAAGATGATCTCCTCCTTGTATATGACTATGTACCAAATGGAAGCCTTGACAAGCTTCTGTTCGACAATGAAAACCAGAAGAAAAAGCTATCCTGGGAGGAAAGATACAAAATCCTCAATGATGTAGCTCAAGCATTGTTATATCTGCATGAAGAGTGCCAAGAGATGGTGGTTCACAGAGATCTGAAACCCAGCAACATTCTGATCGATGAAGGCCTCAATGCAAAGCTAGGAGATTTTGGTTTGGCAAGAACATATGAGCATGGACACAATCCAGATACAACCAACATTGTGGGCACACTAGGGTACATGGCTCCTGAACTAACAAGAACTGGGAGAGCCACCCCAAGTACAGATGTGTACAGTTACGGTACATTGCTGCTGGAAGTAGCTTGCGGAAGGAGGCCAATCGAGCCTTATAAGAATGCAGGAGAGATAGTATTGGTGGATTGGGTAAGGGAACAACATTGTGGAGGAGACATTACCAGAGCTGTTGATCAGACATTGGATAACTACAACTCGGAAGAAGTTAGCCTTGTGCTCAATCTTGGCCTACTCTGCTCTCATCCCCATCCTGCCTGCAGGCCAAGTATGAGAAGGATTGTTCAGTATCTATTGCGACATGCCAATCTTCCAGCACTAGCAACTGACATTCACATCGATCATCCTAGAGTCATGATAGAACACTCAGATAGTAGCTCAGATGATTCTCATCAGTCCTGTAGTAGGATGACTTGA
- the LOC115705597 gene encoding dynamin-like protein ARC5 encodes MEERKMAEWEEKSPLYEAYNELHGLAQEFHTPFDAPAILIVGHQTDGKSALLEALMGFQFNHVGGGTKTRRPITLHMKYDPHRETPVCRLVSDADPTLADDKSLREIQAYIEAENKRLESEPCQFSAKEIIINIEYKYCPNLTIIDTPGLIAPAPGRKNRELQAQARAVESLVRTKMQHKEFIILCLEDCSDWSNATTRRVVMQIDPELSRTVIVSTKLDTKIPQFARSSDVEVFLSPPACALDGFILGDSPFFTSVPSGRVGSGPDTVYRSNDEFKQAISLREMEDVASLENKLGRSLSEKERSRIGVSKLRAFLEELLQKRYMDSVPLIIPLLEKEYRSTTRRMNEINQELSSVDEVKLKEKGRAFHDLFLTKLSLLLKGTVVAPPDKFGETLQDERSNGGAFIGIDGLQIPHKLIPNAGMRLYGGAQYHRAMAEFRFVVGGTKCPPITREEIVNACGVEDIHDGTNYSRTACVIAVAKARDTFEPFLCQLGSRLLHILKRLLPISVYLLKKEGEYLSGHELFIRRVASAYNNFAEATEKACLEKCMEDLVSTTRYVTWSLHNKNRAGLRQFLDSFAGTEQSTAGATVPVGLSPDSSNGLGNEKQESKPRADVKLSHLASGMDSTSSMQATDTRLADLLDSTLWNRKLAPSSERIVYALVQQIFHGIREYFLASAELKFNCFLLMPVVDKLPALLREDLESAFEDDLDTVFDISNLRHALGQKKRDTEIELKRIKRLKEKFRSVHKQLYMNQADVTPGSNSQQ; translated from the exons ATGGAAGAGCGGAAAATGGCGGAATGGGAAGAAAAGTCGCCGCTTTATGAGGCCTACAATGAGCTTCATGGCCTCGCTCAGGAGTTCCACACCCCCTTCGATGCCCCCGCCATTCTCATCGTTGGTCACCAGACTGACGGCAAGAGTGCTCTCCTCGAAGCCCTGATGGGTTTCCAGTTCAACCACGTCGGCGGTGGCACCAAGACTAGGCGCCCTATCACTCTCCATATGAAGTACGATCCTCACCGCGAGACTCCCGTTTGTCGTCTCGTCTCCGACGCCGACCCAACTCTCGCCGATGACAAGTCTCTCCGGGAAATTCAG GCTTATATTGAAGCTGAAAACAAGAGATTGGAAAGCGAGCCTTGTCAATTCTCTGCaaaggaaataattattaatattgagTACAAGTATTGCCCAAATCTTACCATTATAGACACCCCTGGACTCATTGCTCCTGCTCCAGGACGAAAGAATCGTGAATTACAG GCTCAAGCTCGTGCAGTGGAGTCGCTTGTACGAACTAAAATGCAGCATAaagaatttattatattatgtcTTGAAGATTGCAGTGACTGGAGTAATGCAACTACTCGAAGAGTGGTTATGCAA ATTGATCCTGAGCTTTCAAGGACTGTTATTGTCTCAACCAAGCTTGATACCAAAATACCCCAGTTTGCTCGCTCATCAGATGTTGAAGTTTTTCTTTCACCTCCTGCTTGCGCATTAGACGGCTTCATATTGGGTGACTCTCCTTTTTTTACATCTGTTCCTTCTGGAAGAGTTGGTTCTGGACCTGATACAGTTTATAGATCAAATGACGAGTTTAAGCAG gCGATTTCCTTGAGGGAGATGGAAGATGTTGCTTCTTTGGAAAACAAATTGGGCAGATCACTTTctgagaaagaaagaagtagAATAGGGGTTAGCAAACTCAGGGCATTTCTGGAAGAATTGCTGCAGAAAAG GTACATGGATAGTGTTCCACTGATCATTCCTCTGCTTGAAAAGGAATACAGGAGCACAACAAGGAGGATGAATGAAATAAATCAAGAGCTTAG TTCAGTGGATGAAGTAAAACTCAAGGAAAAAGGAAGAGCCTTTCATGATCTATTCTTGACAAAG CTGTCATTGCTATTGAAAGGGACAGTTGTTGCGCCTCCAGATAAGTTTG GTGAAACACTGCAAGATGAGAGAAGTAATGGGGGAGCATTCATTGGTATTGATGGTCTTCAGATTCCTCACAAGCTTATACCT AATGCTGGAATGCGTTTATATGGAGGAGCACAGTATCATCGTGCCATGGCTGAGTTCCGTTTTGTTGTTGGGGGAACGAAATGCCCTCCAATTACACGAGAAGAAATTGTAAATGCTTGTGGAGTTGAAGATATACACGATGGGACAAATTACTCGAG AACAGCCTGTGTTATAGCTGTTGCGAAAGCTCGTGATACATTTGAACCTTTTCTTTGTCAG TTAGGTTCTAGACTCTTGCACATTCTAAAGAGATTACTTCCCATATCGGTCTATCTTTTAAAG AAAGAGGGTGAATATCTAAGTGGCCATGAATTGTTTATCAGACGCGTTGCTTCTGCCTACAACAACTTTGCTGAAGCTACTGAAAAGGCTTGTCTTGAAAA ATGCATGGAAGATTTAGTAAGCACCACCCGTTATGTAACCTGGTCTCTTCACAACAAG AATCGAGCAGGACTTCGTCAGTTTTTGGACTCATTTGCTGGAACAGAACAGTCCACTGCAGGTGCTACTGTTCCTGTTGGTCTTTCTCCTGATTCATCAAATGGGTTGGGAAATGAGAAGCAGGAGTCAAAGCCTAGGGCAGATGTGAAGCTTAGTCATTTGGCTTCTGGAATGGACTCAACATCTTCAATGCAAGCAACAGACACAAGGCTTGCCGATCTTCTAGATAGCACACTTTGGAATAGGAAACTTGCTCCTTCATCTGAGCGGATAGTTTATGCTTTAGTGCAACAGATATTTCATGGAATAAGAGAATATTTTTTAGCCTCTGCTGAATTGAAG TTCAACTGCTTTCTTCTAATGCCAGTTGTAGATAAGTTGCCTGCTTTACTTCGGGAGGACTTAGAATCTGCCTTTGAAGATGATTTAGATACTGTTTTTGATATCAGCAATCTAAGACATGCATTAGGCCAGAAGAAGAGAGATACAGAGATTGAGCTGAAAAGG ATAAAGAGGCTCAAAGAGAAGTTTCGATCTGTACACAAACAGCTCTATATGAATCAAGCTGATGTAACACCTGGTAGCAACTCCCAACAATGA